One window from the genome of Spiractinospora alimapuensis encodes:
- a CDS encoding endonuclease domain-containing protein yields MRLRCQDAGIEPDQLQYPCVDNAGNLIAVVDLLFREARALVECDGQEPHRHPEALYRDRRRQNKLAQAFPGWRILRFTWNDVFEPDYIPSMIRRSSK; encoded by the coding sequence GTGCGTCTGCGCTGCCAGGACGCCGGTATCGAGCCGGATCAACTGCAGTACCCGTGCGTGGACAACGCCGGGAACCTCATCGCTGTGGTCGATCTGTTGTTCCGCGAGGCCCGCGCCCTCGTGGAGTGCGACGGCCAGGAGCCCCACCGACATCCAGAGGCGCTGTACCGCGACCGCCGTCGCCAGAACAAGCTCGCCCAGGCATTTCCCGGATGGCGGATTCTCCGCTTCACCTGGAATGATGTTTTCGAACCCGACTACATTCCCTCGATGATTCGCAGGTCCTCGAAGTAG
- a CDS encoding AAA family ATPase, with the protein MLLRFRVTNHKSLRDEQHLVLTPSEQQGDELPPPGEARALPVVGIFGPNASGKSNVVRALWDMKERVLRGNHRFPQEPEPVVPLPRWPFRLDAEARASASTYVVDLLLDEQRCTYGFSVTDEAVVEEWLYSYSANNQKTVIFHRRGDDISEGTVRSVIEDVIEFESNALVMEVFADIRPGLIVGDDLGALNPVLDWFGRDLSMSSPSMLYSPAVPAPYQLDDDSLRRLSAILRAADTGIERVSIKKERIVSERGEDRVMPRWLFYHYGGDESDPLQEWEQSQGIRALLRLAFSVLRVLRGRGKALVVDEIDVGLHTALSARLIELFQSPETNPLNAQLIFTSHDPLLLGVIRGRVVLEQDQIWFTEKDAGGATELYPYSGYGDDDAGARVKRYLAGRFGATPFLDDDLFLAALAERESDESNDAPDQPRQDDR; encoded by the coding sequence ATGCTGCTGCGTTTCCGCGTGACAAACCACAAGTCGCTGCGCGACGAGCAGCACCTCGTGCTCACCCCGTCCGAGCAGCAGGGTGACGAGCTGCCGCCTCCTGGTGAGGCACGCGCGCTCCCGGTAGTGGGCATCTTCGGCCCGAACGCCTCGGGCAAGTCCAACGTGGTGCGCGCGTTGTGGGACATGAAAGAGCGGGTGCTGCGGGGAAATCACCGCTTCCCTCAGGAGCCGGAGCCAGTTGTGCCACTCCCTCGGTGGCCCTTCCGTCTCGACGCGGAGGCGCGGGCGAGCGCCTCAACGTACGTGGTGGATCTCCTTCTGGACGAACAGCGGTGCACATACGGCTTCTCGGTCACCGACGAGGCTGTTGTGGAGGAATGGCTGTACAGCTATTCGGCGAACAACCAAAAGACTGTCATCTTTCACCGTCGCGGCGACGATATATCCGAAGGAACGGTCAGGTCGGTCATCGAGGATGTTATCGAGTTCGAATCAAACGCGCTCGTCATGGAAGTATTCGCGGATATCAGGCCCGGCTTGATTGTCGGCGATGATCTCGGCGCGCTCAACCCGGTGTTGGATTGGTTTGGTCGTGACCTCTCAATGAGTAGTCCCAGTATGCTTTATTCGCCTGCCGTCCCTGCGCCGTATCAGCTTGATGATGATTCGTTACGCCGGCTCTCCGCCATCCTGCGTGCCGCGGACACGGGGATTGAGCGGGTGTCGATCAAAAAGGAGCGAATTGTCTCCGAGCGCGGCGAAGACCGGGTAATGCCTCGCTGGCTTTTTTATCACTACGGTGGAGATGAATCGGATCCCTTGCAGGAATGGGAGCAGTCGCAAGGTATACGGGCACTGCTGCGGCTCGCCTTCTCCGTGCTGAGGGTTCTGAGGGGCAGGGGGAAAGCCCTCGTTGTCGACGAGATCGACGTCGGCCTCCACACAGCCCTGTCCGCGCGATTGATCGAACTCTTTCAGAGTCCAGAGACGAATCCGTTGAACGCTCAGCTGATCTTCACGAGTCATGATCCCCTGCTGCTCGGCGTTATCCGCGGGCGGGTCGTGCTGGAACAGGACCAGATCTGGTTCACCGAGAAGGACGCCGGTGGCGCGACCGAGCTCTACCCCTACTCTGGCTACGGTGATGACGATGCGGGCGCCCGGGTAAAGCGTTACCTGGCTGGGCGATTCGGGGCGACGCCGTTCCTCGACGATGATCTGTTCCTAGCGGCACTCGCCGAACGGGAAAGCGACGAATCGAATGATGCTCCCGACCAGCCCCGGCAGGACGACCGGTAG
- a CDS encoding GNAT family N-acetyltransferase, which translates to MPAAADRVRPANPQDVDAAVETLGQAFADYSWIRHTVAADDHGQRVRRMQRLFFEHIGLVHGSAWVSDDVSAVAVWTTPDTDVAAAFAPLAEAAAEISGDRAEFSARAEEAMNPHRPTTPVWFLGTVGVRPDVQGRGLGKAVIQPGLDAAEKAGVPAFLETSEEGNVRLYEKLGFTITAEVRLPDDGPTTWCMVREPVR; encoded by the coding sequence ATGCCCGCTGCCGCTGATCGCGTCCGACCCGCCAACCCCCAGGACGTCGACGCCGCCGTGGAGACGCTCGGCCAGGCCTTCGCTGACTACTCCTGGATCCGCCATACCGTGGCCGCCGACGACCACGGACAGCGGGTTCGCCGGATGCAGCGACTCTTCTTCGAACACATCGGGTTGGTACACGGGAGTGCCTGGGTCTCCGATGACGTCTCCGCGGTGGCGGTGTGGACGACGCCGGACACCGACGTCGCTGCCGCCTTCGCGCCGCTCGCCGAGGCGGCGGCGGAGATCTCCGGTGACCGGGCGGAGTTCTCGGCCCGGGCGGAGGAGGCGATGAACCCGCACCGTCCGACCACCCCGGTGTGGTTCCTGGGCACGGTGGGGGTTCGGCCCGACGTGCAGGGGCGAGGACTCGGCAAGGCCGTGATCCAGCCCGGGCTGGACGCCGCCGAGAAGGCAGGCGTGCCCGCGTTCCTGGAGACCTCTGAAGAGGGCAACGTGCGCCTGTACGAGAAGCTCGGGTTCACCATCACGGCCGAAGTTCGGCTGCCGGACGACGGTCCGACAACGTGGTGTATGGTCCGCGAACCGGTGCGATGA
- a CDS encoding helix-turn-helix domain-containing protein: MPSDPVMSVRHRQLSAELRRLRQARGVNAAEVADAMGWDRTKVNRMERGKWKRLNPQDIRALAEYYGVSEGQERDALVELAKQSKLKGWWERYGDLLGSSSYVALEAEAESLWSYEALVIPGLFQTADYASAMLRGRVSLDVIERRTQLRLARQERLHGAGALSVCSVIDEAALRKFIGSAEIMRAQLRHLIAANEQPNVELRIVPNSAGAHPGVAGQFVVLDFPLAPGASVVFLENAHDGFYLDDPAHVEQYRHIYNGVRELSLDVHQSVEFMRGLHDELEWPS; encoded by the coding sequence GTGCCGAGTGATCCTGTGATGTCAGTGCGCCACCGTCAGTTGTCCGCTGAGCTGCGTCGGCTTCGGCAAGCCAGGGGAGTCAACGCGGCCGAGGTTGCCGACGCGATGGGTTGGGATCGGACGAAGGTCAACCGGATGGAACGTGGGAAGTGGAAGCGGCTTAACCCACAGGACATTCGCGCGCTAGCCGAGTACTACGGCGTATCAGAGGGACAAGAGAGGGACGCCCTCGTGGAGCTGGCGAAGCAGAGCAAGCTGAAAGGCTGGTGGGAGCGCTATGGCGACCTCCTCGGCTCCAGCTCCTACGTCGCGCTTGAAGCCGAAGCGGAGTCACTATGGTCCTACGAAGCCCTGGTCATCCCTGGGCTGTTCCAGACCGCTGACTATGCATCAGCGATGCTTCGGGGACGGGTGTCGCTCGATGTAATCGAGCGACGGACGCAACTTCGACTTGCACGTCAAGAGCGTCTCCATGGCGCCGGAGCGCTGTCGGTATGCTCCGTGATCGATGAGGCCGCTCTGCGGAAGTTCATCGGTAGTGCGGAGATCATGCGCGCTCAGTTGCGCCACCTCATTGCCGCGAACGAGCAGCCAAACGTCGAACTCCGCATCGTGCCTAATTCGGCAGGGGCGCACCCTGGGGTCGCCGGACAGTTTGTGGTCCTCGACTTCCCGTTAGCCCCAGGTGCCTCGGTTGTATTCCTTGAGAACGCCCATGATGGCTTCTATCTCGATGACCCGGCGCATGTCGAACAGTATCGGCATATATATAATGGAGTGCGCGAATTGTCGCTCGATGTCCATCAATCGGTGGAATTCATGCGCGGACTTCATGATGAGTTGGAGTGGCCCTCATGA
- a CDS encoding flavin monoamine oxidase family protein encodes MTEKRDVVIVGAGVAGLVAARELTRQGIDVVLLEARDRIGGRTWTDHRLGRDLEMGGTWLHWTQPHAWSEVSRYGLDVTRGPRSRETYWLAGDEVRRGTLDDFMRLIDPGMTRLLADTMAWIPRPDAPLTVESLAEVDGVTVQEMVDRLDLPVEERNANEAAWVGHLNAPLDQCAFTSALRWTAAAAGSWHLMHEASAIFRLVDGTRALVDAIAKDAGGEIRLDSPVSSITHGEHSAVVTYADGQVVEASRVVITVPQNVLHQLQVSPELPAGKIQPSAERTASQGVKVWIRVRGPITPFFAYSSQHHPLAVVRTEYIGDDDAVLVAFGPDATRIDGNDRGAVNSALKVWRDDLEVLEVTSHDWMADERSKETWFIQRPHQLTRYHEQQRRNEGVLHFASSDYATVWAGFIDGAIESGLRAAREVRTTLSG; translated from the coding sequence GTGACCGAGAAGCGCGATGTGGTGATTGTCGGCGCCGGAGTGGCGGGGCTGGTGGCCGCCCGGGAGCTCACGCGGCAAGGAATCGACGTTGTTCTCCTTGAGGCCCGCGACAGGATCGGCGGGCGGACCTGGACTGACCATCGACTCGGCCGGGACCTGGAGATGGGGGGCACCTGGCTGCACTGGACCCAGCCGCACGCGTGGAGTGAGGTCTCCCGCTACGGACTGGATGTCACGCGAGGGCCTCGCTCCCGGGAGACGTACTGGCTCGCCGGCGACGAGGTGCGTCGCGGCACACTCGACGACTTCATGCGGCTCATCGACCCGGGTATGACCCGGCTCCTGGCAGACACCATGGCCTGGATCCCGCGCCCGGACGCGCCGTTGACAGTGGAGTCCCTCGCCGAGGTGGATGGGGTCACCGTGCAGGAGATGGTGGATCGGCTCGATCTCCCCGTCGAGGAGCGCAATGCCAACGAGGCGGCCTGGGTCGGCCACCTCAATGCTCCGCTGGACCAGTGTGCCTTCACCAGTGCCCTGCGGTGGACCGCCGCCGCGGCGGGGTCCTGGCACCTGATGCACGAGGCGTCCGCCATCTTCCGGCTCGTCGACGGGACCCGTGCGCTGGTGGACGCCATCGCGAAGGACGCCGGCGGTGAGATCCGTCTGGACTCGCCGGTCTCCTCCATCACACACGGCGAGCACTCCGCGGTCGTCACCTACGCGGACGGACAGGTCGTCGAGGCCTCCCGCGTGGTGATCACCGTTCCGCAGAACGTCCTCCACCAGCTCCAAGTGTCCCCGGAGCTGCCCGCCGGAAAGATCCAGCCCAGCGCGGAGCGGACCGCCTCGCAGGGGGTCAAGGTGTGGATCCGGGTGCGCGGTCCGATCACCCCGTTCTTCGCCTACTCCTCCCAACACCACCCGCTCGCCGTCGTGCGCACCGAGTACATCGGCGACGACGACGCCGTCCTGGTGGCGTTCGGGCCGGACGCGACGCGCATCGACGGCAACGACCGTGGGGCCGTGAACAGCGCTCTCAAGGTCTGGCGGGACGACCTGGAGGTGCTGGAGGTCACCAGTCACGACTGGATGGCCGACGAACGCTCCAAGGAGACGTGGTTCATCCAGCGCCCGCACCAGCTCACCCGGTACCACGAACAGCAGCGCCGCAACGAGGGTGTGCTGCACTTCGCCAGCAGCGACTACGCCACCGTCTGGGCGGGGTTCATCGACGGCGCCATCGAAAGCGGACTCCGCGCCGC
- a CDS encoding C40 family peptidase, whose protein sequence is MASILEHGIAIGIGAAIVTTVAATDIPDQIHDGVREAVCLVEGPECGGETWTEHDRPDEPEEPPAFGIGGGVEIGDVDHEDLLTVIEWAVAQQGKPYLWGGNGPDAFDCSGLIQQAYLQVGVNIPRTTTTMWPALPEVSQSELTPGDLIFLNMGSSRPQPDHMGMFIGNNQMMHCGNPCQVVTLDSYWQQRYMGARRVIT, encoded by the coding sequence GTGGCTTCCATTCTGGAGCACGGCATCGCCATTGGCATTGGCGCCGCCATCGTCACTACCGTCGCCGCGACGGATATCCCGGACCAGATTCACGACGGCGTACGCGAAGCGGTCTGCCTGGTCGAGGGACCGGAGTGTGGCGGGGAGACCTGGACCGAACACGACCGCCCGGACGAGCCGGAGGAACCTCCCGCGTTCGGCATCGGCGGCGGTGTCGAGATCGGCGATGTCGACCACGAGGACCTACTCACCGTCATCGAGTGGGCGGTCGCCCAACAAGGCAAGCCCTACCTGTGGGGCGGCAACGGCCCTGACGCGTTCGACTGCTCCGGTCTCATCCAGCAGGCCTACCTGCAAGTGGGGGTGAACATCCCGCGCACCACGACCACCATGTGGCCGGCGTTACCGGAGGTGAGTCAGAGCGAGCTGACTCCCGGAGACCTTATCTTCCTAAACATGGGCAGCAGCCGCCCCCAGCCCGACCACATGGGGATGTTCATCGGCAACAACCAGATGATGCACTGCGGGAACCCGTGTCAGGTCGTCACACTCGACAGCTACTGGCAGCAGCGCTACATGGGCGCCCGCCGCGTGATCACGTAG
- a CDS encoding PadR family transcriptional regulator produces MKFLILGLLLTHSMSLYELHARFASGLGHIYSASYGSIHRALRQLHEAGDVMLVSDSVAPRNAKRYTATDQGRQAWRDWMRNPLRTEDSEASMLARVLLLGCLDSPAERETVLRALHTRALVDLQELRSIDPALSHATDHHPPHSRPGLHYSRVTLDYRLRTAQGTVTWLERLISENQPAPIVDRLPSVTIR; encoded by the coding sequence GTGAAGTTCCTGATTCTCGGCCTGCTCCTCACCCACTCGATGTCGCTGTACGAGCTGCACGCGCGGTTCGCGTCCGGCCTCGGCCACATCTACTCCGCGAGCTACGGAAGCATTCACCGAGCTCTGCGGCAGTTGCACGAGGCCGGTGACGTGATGCTCGTCTCCGACTCGGTCGCGCCGCGTAACGCGAAGCGCTACACCGCGACCGACCAGGGGCGGCAGGCCTGGCGCGACTGGATGCGCAATCCACTGCGCACCGAGGACTCGGAGGCGTCGATGCTGGCTCGCGTGCTCTTGCTGGGCTGCCTCGACTCCCCCGCGGAACGGGAGACTGTGCTGCGGGCACTGCATACCCGCGCTCTCGTCGACCTGCAAGAGCTGCGGTCGATCGATCCCGCTCTCAGCCATGCGACGGACCACCATCCCCCCCACAGCCGGCCCGGCCTCCACTACTCCCGCGTGACCCTGGACTACCGCTTACGCACGGCCCAGGGAACCGTGACGTGGCTCGAGCGACTGATCAGTGAGAACCAGCCGGCTCCCATCGTTGACAGGCTCCCGTCCGTAACCATACGCTGA
- a CDS encoding MFS transporter: protein MGGLRLLVANAPFRALFTSRTVSYTGEAVSLVALMLFVADSTGQAIAISVLLLVGDFFPALLGPVSGAISDRFDLKRVMITCEVVQGVALLLIALSMPPLPVLLVLVAARATAGQVFLPASRAAVPGLVREKDLESANASVGFGTNGAEAVGPLVAAALFPFLGVQGVLFGAALAYGFSALVLLRVHSLPPAPNDGTPTSLVAEAKEGLGYIWSITPIRLIALGFCVVVAFNGIDDVALVVLAKDDFAAGNAAASLLLGAVGIGLVGGYALLARYGGYSSMLVLLLIGFAVSSLGNLLTGLAWAVAAAFALQAVRGIGIAAMDVATNTLLQRMVPSRILGRVFGNLYGAVGVAAGLSYLGGGLLLDATSAPVTLIVAGGGGIVATVAVALTLPRALRRAGRSGGGDDADPGHGRDEDRGSAGADPSTP from the coding sequence GTGGGAGGACTGCGCCTGCTCGTTGCCAACGCCCCGTTCCGTGCGTTGTTCACGTCACGAACCGTCTCCTATACCGGGGAGGCGGTCAGCCTGGTCGCGCTCATGCTGTTCGTGGCAGACTCCACCGGCCAAGCGATAGCGATCTCCGTACTGCTACTGGTCGGGGACTTCTTTCCCGCCCTGCTGGGACCTGTCTCCGGTGCGATCAGCGACCGCTTCGATCTCAAGCGGGTGATGATCACCTGTGAGGTGGTCCAGGGGGTCGCGCTGCTGTTGATCGCGCTCTCGATGCCGCCCTTGCCAGTGCTCCTGGTCCTGGTCGCCGCGCGGGCGACGGCTGGCCAGGTGTTCTTGCCGGCGTCACGCGCGGCCGTACCCGGTCTGGTCCGCGAGAAGGATCTGGAGTCGGCCAACGCCAGCGTCGGGTTCGGCACCAACGGCGCCGAGGCCGTCGGGCCACTGGTAGCGGCGGCGCTGTTCCCCTTCCTGGGGGTCCAGGGCGTGCTCTTCGGCGCGGCGCTGGCCTACGGGTTCTCCGCGCTCGTCCTCCTGCGGGTGCATTCCCTCCCCCCGGCTCCTAACGACGGCACACCGACCTCCCTTGTTGCCGAGGCCAAGGAAGGGCTGGGCTACATCTGGTCGATCACGCCGATCCGGTTGATAGCGCTGGGCTTCTGCGTCGTGGTCGCCTTCAACGGGATCGACGACGTGGCACTGGTGGTGCTGGCCAAGGACGACTTCGCGGCGGGGAACGCGGCCGCCAGTCTGCTGCTGGGGGCTGTGGGCATCGGACTCGTGGGGGGCTACGCGCTGCTTGCCCGCTACGGCGGGTACAGCTCGATGCTCGTCCTGCTCCTCATCGGGTTCGCCGTGAGCAGCCTGGGCAATCTGCTGACCGGCTTGGCGTGGGCTGTCGCCGCCGCCTTCGCCCTGCAGGCCGTGCGGGGCATTGGTATCGCGGCGATGGACGTGGCGACCAATACCCTGCTCCAGCGCATGGTCCCGTCCCGGATACTCGGGCGGGTGTTCGGCAACCTGTACGGGGCGGTCGGCGTGGCCGCCGGACTGTCTTACCTCGGCGGTGGTCTGTTGCTCGACGCGACCTCGGCGCCCGTCACGCTCATCGTCGCGGGAGGGGGTGGGATCGTCGCCACCGTCGCGGTCGCCCTGACCCTGCCGCGCGCCCTGCGTCGAGCGGGCAGGAGCGGTGGCGGCGACGACGCCGATCCTGGCCACGGCCGCGACGAAGACCGCGGCTCCGCGGGCGCCGACCCGTCCACTCCGTGA
- a CDS encoding DUF397 domain-containing protein encodes MTNNLPWRKSSYSQPEGPNCVECAALTPGAVAMRDSQNPGAAVLPFPHTEWAAFIGAVKREPDDLV; translated from the coding sequence ATGACCAACAACCTGCCCTGGCGGAAGAGCAGCTACAGTCAGCCGGAAGGACCGAACTGCGTCGAGTGCGCTGCCCTCACCCCTGGCGCCGTGGCCATGCGTGACTCCCAGAACCCGGGTGCTGCGGTTCTCCCGTTCCCCCATACCGAATGGGCGGCCTTCATCGGTGCCGTGAAGCGCGAACCGGACGACTTGGTGTAG
- a CDS encoding type IV toxin-antitoxin system AbiEi family antitoxin domain-containing protein yields the protein MANHKHLEAAEKLAGQQHGVVSREQAVAHGMSIPQIGYRLKRGYWLSVHHGVYRIRRMTANTERGRLHSAVKAGQLIAGPAAVAVGETAARLWGLQGLPPWRGEVVLAGKRSKTYAGARVRLHSWSIEENEIQRRNGVRITTIRRTLRDLMSTQGRDIAVSLVDSALNRQAVRGEHLLREVSATGGRQPDGRLRRSW from the coding sequence ATGGCCAATCACAAACACCTTGAGGCCGCCGAGAAACTCGCCGGCCAACAGCACGGCGTGGTGTCCCGGGAACAAGCCGTGGCACATGGAATGTCCATTCCCCAGATCGGTTATCGACTGAAGCGCGGGTACTGGCTCTCGGTACACCACGGCGTCTACCGGATCCGCAGGATGACCGCGAACACCGAACGTGGGCGCCTGCACTCGGCCGTCAAGGCCGGGCAGCTCATTGCGGGGCCGGCGGCCGTCGCCGTGGGAGAGACCGCGGCCCGGTTGTGGGGGTTGCAGGGGCTTCCCCCGTGGCGCGGGGAGGTCGTACTCGCGGGGAAGCGATCGAAGACCTACGCGGGAGCACGGGTCCGGCTCCACTCGTGGTCCATCGAGGAGAACGAGATCCAGCGGCGCAACGGGGTCCGGATCACCACGATTCGGCGCACGCTACGGGACCTGATGTCGACGCAAGGCCGCGACATCGCGGTGTCCTTGGTCGACTCCGCGCTCAACAGGCAGGCGGTGCGTGGCGAACACCTGCTCCGGGAGGTGAGCGCCACGGGTGGGAGACAGCCTGACGGGCGACTGCGGCGGTCGTGGTGA
- a CDS encoding serine/threonine-protein kinase, whose protein sequence is MASRRPFPATLKPVEAGDPSRVGPYRIVGRLGAGGMGAVYGAVDGDGLCLAVKLVHPEFADNDEFRARFAREVRLVERVNARCTPAFAGADPDADTPWLATEYVPGPTLREHVTTSGPMPEGMVLALAAGLAEALHAIHSAGIVHRDLKPSNVILAPDGPKVLDFGIARALDGTGITRTGGLMGSPGWIAPERYHGAEASPAADIFAWGGLVAFAATGRSPYGTGSPQVVADRTMHNSPDIQGTPEVLYPLVEGALAPDPNARPEPREPLTALKSHTGYSIPDDPPSTLVATLIETEWRNLPDTIHVPQDWKAHADSGTYSRVWVVMATAAVALVILGATTYLTLDHTSETDTAETQDPPSSALEANDSNPEQLPDNVAGEGEYIASDPGIYRQSINGEPIIEITMETADPSPTGVDFNGSVEYLAESGSLSFGSGYFYVATGDTTDPADSANWIHEPGEILGVLSPQEPKIQFTLSVSMAGNNGAGALVLKTDTPQTDPHLCYRSEPYAETGTQFLHNEGDSWRDCAADPYE, encoded by the coding sequence ATGGCCTCTCGTCGTCCTTTCCCCGCCACCCTCAAGCCCGTAGAGGCCGGTGATCCCAGCCGCGTCGGGCCGTACCGGATCGTGGGTCGGTTGGGCGCCGGTGGGATGGGCGCGGTGTACGGCGCAGTCGACGGCGACGGCCTGTGCTTGGCCGTCAAACTGGTCCATCCCGAGTTCGCAGACAACGACGAGTTCCGAGCGCGCTTCGCCCGCGAGGTACGACTGGTGGAACGGGTCAATGCCCGGTGTACACCAGCCTTCGCGGGCGCCGACCCCGACGCGGATACCCCCTGGTTGGCTACCGAGTACGTGCCCGGGCCCACCCTGCGCGAGCATGTCACGACCTCGGGCCCGATGCCGGAAGGAATGGTGCTCGCATTGGCCGCCGGATTGGCCGAAGCGCTTCACGCCATCCACAGTGCCGGCATCGTGCATCGGGACCTGAAGCCCAGCAATGTGATCCTGGCCCCGGACGGACCCAAGGTGTTGGACTTCGGCATCGCCCGCGCGCTGGACGGCACAGGGATCACCCGCACCGGCGGTCTGATGGGTTCGCCCGGCTGGATAGCGCCAGAGCGGTACCACGGAGCGGAAGCAAGCCCGGCAGCCGACATCTTCGCCTGGGGTGGATTGGTTGCATTCGCCGCGACTGGACGTTCCCCCTACGGCACCGGGAGCCCTCAAGTTGTTGCGGACCGTACGATGCACAATTCACCTGACATTCAGGGAACACCGGAGGTCTTGTATCCCCTCGTGGAAGGTGCGCTCGCTCCCGATCCCAACGCTCGCCCAGAGCCTAGGGAGCCGCTTACAGCCTTAAAATCTCACACTGGGTACTCGATTCCAGACGATCCTCCGTCAACTCTTGTTGCAACACTGATCGAGACGGAATGGCGCAATCTCCCCGACACGATCCATGTCCCCCAGGACTGGAAAGCACACGCGGACAGCGGAACGTATTCGCGGGTTTGGGTAGTCATGGCCACGGCAGCCGTAGCCCTGGTCATCCTAGGTGCGACAACCTACCTCACCCTGGATCACACGAGTGAAACAGATACGGCGGAGACGCAGGATCCCCCTTCTTCGGCATTGGAGGCTAACGACTCCAATCCCGAGCAGCTCCCCGATAACGTCGCGGGCGAGGGCGAGTACATAGCCAGTGATCCAGGGATTTACAGACAATCCATAAACGGGGAGCCAATTATTGAAATAACTATGGAGACAGCTGATCCCTCGCCGACAGGAGTCGACTTCAACGGAAGCGTAGAATATCTAGCCGAATCTGGATCGCTGTCCTTCGGCAGTGGATACTTCTACGTTGCGACGGGTGACACCACTGACCCTGCTGATAGCGCGAACTGGATCCATGAGCCGGGAGAGATACTCGGTGTTCTCTCTCCGCAAGAGCCGAAGATCCAATTCACCTTGAGTGTATCCATGGCTGGTAATAACGGAGCCGGGGCACTCGTGCTGAAAACGGATACACCCCAGACAGACCCCCACCTCTGCTACCGCTCCGAGCCCTACGCGGAGACGGGCACACAGTTCTTGCACAATGAGGGTGATTCGTGGCGGGACTGCGCGGCGGACCCGTATGAGTAG
- a CDS encoding SRPBCC family protein has translation MRWIDGPRAEAEVIVNAAPSQVWPVVSDIELSARFSPELQRVEWLDGATGPASGARFAGYNQNEHLGDWRSVSEIVEFAPEHHFAWAVIAIDTRLGELTGTPTEPIATWHFTLTPTEEGGTRVVHDTSLGPARSAMNLAIERHPDHEEKIIDTRIAEIQAAMLRTVQGVQELVEGKPSRSR, from the coding sequence ATGCGGTGGATCGACGGCCCGCGCGCCGAAGCGGAGGTCATTGTCAACGCGGCCCCTAGCCAAGTGTGGCCAGTGGTCAGCGACATCGAGCTATCCGCCCGTTTCAGCCCCGAACTACAACGTGTGGAATGGCTGGACGGAGCCACCGGCCCCGCCTCCGGGGCCCGCTTCGCCGGCTACAACCAGAACGAACACCTGGGGGACTGGCGCAGCGTCTCCGAAATCGTCGAGTTCGCGCCTGAACACCACTTCGCCTGGGCCGTCATCGCCATCGACACCCGCCTGGGCGAACTCACCGGAACCCCCACGGAACCGATCGCCACCTGGCACTTCACCCTGACCCCCACTGAAGAGGGGGGAACCCGTGTCGTCCACGACACGTCCCTCGGCCCCGCCCGCTCCGCCATGAACCTCGCCATCGAACGCCACCCCGACCACGAAGAAAAAATCATCGACACCCGCATCGCCGAAATCCAGGCGGCCATGCTGAGGACCGTGCAGGGCGTGCAGGAACTGGTGGAGGGAAAGCCATCGCGTAGTAGGTGA